Proteins found in one Plasmodium gaboni strain SY75 chromosome 13, whole genome shotgun sequence genomic segment:
- a CDS encoding putative elongation factor 1-gamma, translating to MKTLKVQTVASFCNVKLNMPNFELGKDDKTAEFLNHSPLGRLPVLVTSHGSIFESNSICKYLCSIHREGDYLGKGLFEEAQVNMWVDFNTYELEIPLCCYMNNKFCEKSLKHIEDTLNCYNNHLLYNQYMVGNSISLIDIFISVLLYFSINSGKLDESVVSKYKNLYRLYDTICNQKQFKYVFASDQNKKKNTSEKCNKQEKPSTSAKKKQTNNKKDNNNNDDDDTQNNNNQHAELLSDDLTEKKQPKKTNPLDLLPPSNFSLDEWKYKFSNEKDLLNNAMPHFWNIYDPNGFSLYYMKYDKLEDECQISFVACNMAGGFLQRLENNFSKYSFAVVTVLGENKSYDIEGVWLFRGTDIPFEMKDHPSFEYHIFKKLDVNNTQDRKIVEDYWCSKETVDNRPLVDRKVWK from the coding sequence ATGAAAACGTTGAAGGTTCAAACTGTTGCTTCTTTTTGCAATGTGAAATTAAATATGCCCAATTTTGAACTTGGTAAGGATGATAAGACAGCCGAGTTTTTAAATCACTCACCATTAGGCAGATTACCTGTATTAGTTACTTCTCATGGTTCTATTTTTGAGAGTAATTCTATTTGTAAATATCTTTGTAGTATTCATAGAGAAGGTGATTATTTAGGTAAAGGTTTATTTGAAGAAGCACAAGTAAATATGTGGGTAGATTTTAATACATACGAATTAGAGATTCCTCTATGTTgttatatgaataataaattttgtGAGAAATCTTTAAAACATATAGAAGATACTTTAaattgttataataatcatttattatataatcaaTATATGGTTGGAAATAGTATAAGTCTTAtagatatttttatatctgttcttttatatttttctataaattCTGGTAAGCTGGATGAATCTGTAGTTtctaaatataaaaacttATATAGATTATATGACACTATATGCAATCAAAAACaatttaaatatgtttttGCTTCTgatcaaaataaaaaaaaaaacacatCTGAAAAATGTAACAAACAAGAGAAGCCTTCAACTAgtgcaaaaaaaaaacaaacaaacaataagaaagataataataataatgatgatgatgacacacaaaataataataatcaacATGCTGAACTATTAAGTGATGATTTaacagaaaaaaaacagccaaaaaaaacaaatcCATTAGATTTATTACCACCATCAAATTTCTCACTTGATGAatggaaatataaatttagtaatgaaaaagatttattaaataatgcTATGCCACATTTCtggaatatatatgatCCAAATGGATTCTCTTTATATTACATGAAATATGATAAGTTAGAAGATGAATGTCAAATATCTTTTGTTGCATGTAATATGGCAGGTGGATTCTTACAAAGACTTGAAAATAACTTCTcaaaatattcatttgCCGTTGTCACTGTATTAGgagaaaataaatcatatgATATCGAAGGTGTTTGGTTATTTAGAGGTACAGACATACCATTCGAAATGAAAGACCACCCTTCATTTGAATATcacatttttaaaaaattagatGTTAATAATACACAAGACAGAAAAATTGTAGAAGATTACTGGTGCTCGAAGGAAACTGTAGATAACAGACCTCTTGTTGACAGAAAGGTGTGgaaataa
- a CDS encoding hypothetical protein (conserved Plasmodium protein, unknown function~part of same gene as PGSY75_1338400A~gap found within coding sequence) — translation RRHSSYCCGNFVKIEETEENKRNEMKNMNKGMNNLIQKRSNKRDKDNNNNNNNNNNYLFEDMVNDEIIILDNESDHINKNQGEDEMDIINLIKNLFSDNKDKILSFPDITVDYHKAFEGKNYFEID, via the exons GGAGAAGACATTCTTCTTACTGCTGTGGAAATTTTGTGAAAATTGAAGAAACCGAAGAAAACAAAAGAAACGAAATGAAAAACATGAACAAAGGAATGAATAACCTAATACAAAAAAGAAGTAACAAAAGAGATAAGG ataataataataataataataataataataattatcttTTTGAGGACATGGTGAATGACgaaataattattttagACAACGAAAGTGATcacataaataaaaaccAAGGGGAAGATGAAAtggatataataaatttaataaaaaatttatttagTGACAATAAAgacaaaatattatcatttcCAGATATTACAGTAGATTATCACAAGGCATTTGAAGGTAAAAATTATTTCGAGATAGATTAG